CATATTTTGTGCATTTGTTGCTTTTATTAGACTTGAATTAAGGAGGTTTAAAGATGGCATTACTTGGTATCAACAAAAATGGGATATCGTTAGAGACTCAGTAAGAAATCATCTTGCTATGTCAACTGCGTAAGATATCTATTTTTCTTCCAAAATGATTTGCCATTGCTTTAGTCCTTTCAAAAAGCATGGCCGTATTTTTACTTAAATCTGTTCCATGAGTTAAAGATTTATTTACACGTTTTGGCTTTTAATTCCTGCCCATTTTAAACAATTGCTTCTTTATTAACCGTAAGTCCTATCTTCTTATCCTGACAGCTATGAGTGACATGCTATCCTCGAATTTCTTACACACCCTTTTAAAGGAGCCTTCTATTCTAATTTTTGTAATATTGAAACTGCTGGTATGCAACCATCTGGTACATCCCATTTATATGAGAATGATTCGTTTTGTCTTGTGTTTAAAATGTTCCAGGATTTTTTAGATTGGTTCCAGGTAATTAGCTCGGGTATATTGTCACCATCTAAATCAGCTGAAAGCGGAATATCCTCCTTTCCACCAAATTTAATTTGATTACTTCCTAAGTTTCCAGCATAATGGAAGTACCAAGTTTGATCTTCTGGTCTCCAAAAAACAAGATCACATCTTCCATCTGCATTATAGTCATTTGGGACAATTACATCCCATTCCTTACCGTGTTGAATATGTTCACTTTGATTGTGATCAAATCCTGAACTTGATTTTACTATGTGCCAAAAACCATCTCCTGGTCTCCAAACAATTAAGTCTGATTTTCCATCACCATCATAATCAGCGCTAAAGGCAGAATCTTCATTAGCACCTTCATAAACTGTTTTAAGAACTTTATTCCCATCCTTGTCTACATCAGTTAAAAACCATAATTTGATGCTTGCTCTCCAAATAGCAGGCTCGTACTTTTTGTCGCCATCTATATCAGAAGGTATTGGCAAATCATTGATTGCTCCAAAAAAAACTTTTTGAGATGGTAGGCCAGGATTTGAGGACTGATATATAATCCATTGTGCTGAATCTTTGTGGAAGAAAGCAAAATCTGTTTTTCCATCACCATCGTAGTCAGCAAGTACTGGAATATATTCAGTTGCATTTTCAAAAAAGTTTGACTTGTAGAATTTATTGTCAGATGATTGTTGGTAAAACAAGGTACCACTTTTTGGATCCCAAACAGAAAGATCCTCTATCTCATCTCCATCAAAGTCAGAACCATAACAAGATAATGAAGCAAATAAAATTAGTTTGTCTTTAGTTAAGTCAAGAAACCATGCTGGTAAGATAAGTAACAAAAAGGATAATACAACTGCAGCATTCATGCTATATGCTCCGCTTGCGTTCTAGTTTTAGTTATTTCTTTTTCAATTATATTTTTCAGATTTATTTGACCTAGGTATTTTGTAAGTAACAATAAAAAGACTATTAATGCTCCAAAGCTAATGTACAAAGAGATTTTACGAATTGGTGTATTTTCAAAGCGTACTGTTATCTCATGTTTCCCGCCAGGAGCTTCAAAAACCATAGCACCGCTTTTAGGATCAATATTAATAATTGTGTTTTTCCCATCAATGTAAACATTCCATCCAGGGAAAAAGAAGGTTCTCAATCTAACTTGATGTGGTGTAGGAGAAAAAATCTCAAACATTCTCTCATGTGACAACCATTTTTTTATTGTTATATCTATGTAGGGGTTAGTAGATTGTATAGCAGGTGAAAAATCATGTCTTAGATCTGTTTGCCTCCAATCCGGATCCCCTGTGATATTTGGCCTATATTCATCACTTGCCCAACTAATGCTAATTGCAGATTTAAGAAGATTTTCTTCTGGTACCCATCCCCAATGATACATGTTTATAAAATCAACATATAAAAGCAAACAAAAAGTAAATCCAGTAGCATAAATTATAATTTTGTAACCATAAATGTCAAATTTTTCTTTTAAGATTTTTCCAATTAAATCAAAAGCATACACTAAAATAACCACACCAAATGTAAGGACAAATGTAGTAAACCTCCAAGGGAATTGAATTGTTTGAAGCGGCTTAATCATAAGCCATACATACAAAGAAACAGGAGTCATCATTAAAAAAGAAATTACGAACATCAGTGAAGCCATTTTTATTCTAAGTGGTTCTATAAAATAAAGTTTTACTTTCCCCCAGTTTAAGAGCAAAGTTACAAGGCAGGTAAGAACAACTAGAGAAAATAGTGCATTGCTTACTTCATAATATCTATGATCAAAAATTGCCCATGCATATCCATCATCTCTGTGCCTGTCTAAGTATGTGTACAGGAAATTTTTAGAAAAATCCCAAAGAGGACCCTGTGTAAGGATTTCATCTGTGTGGACAAATCTTTTTTCAAGGCATGCAGGGAGCAAATAAAAACTACTAAGTGCAACCCCAAATCCATAACTTAAAAAAAACCACTTAACAAACTTTTTTGTTCTGTATAGTAGCAAGCTAAGAAAAAAGTATGGAACACTTAAAAGTACAAGAACGAAAGCTGTTGCTAAGTGAGATAAAGCAAGACAAGCAAAACCTGTTGATGTAATTAAAAATGATTTTAAATCAAACTCTTTATTCTTATCAAAACTATCAATGCCATATAAGGTAAGAAATAAAAATGGTATGGCAATGGTACTATTTGGCCAGTTCGTGTTATAGATATAAATATGAATTGCAGGAGAAAAAATTACAAAGGCACAAGCAAGAATACTAGCAACAGGTGAGCCATGTCTTCTTAGATATAAGTAACCAAAAACAGTGGATAAGAGCATTGGTGTTATATATATCCATTTGATTGAAAGTAAGGGATTTCTAAAAATTAAATCTATTAAAACAAAAAAATAATAAACTAGTGGTGCGTAGTAGTTAAAAATAGGTAAACCATATCCACTTGTATGAGCATCAATCCATCTTGGTAGCCATTGTCCCTGCCAAAAACATCTCTTAAAGTTATAAACATGTTCCATGTGAATATGCCAGTCAGCATGGCTTGGAATACTTTTACCAAAAATCATTGGGCCACAAGAAATGAGAGTTAGCAAGACAAGAAAAACAATTCTTTCCATTCTATTTCCAAGGAAGTGATATCCTTTTACTTCGTGTTGTATAGGTGATTCAGCGGTTGGTTCAGTTTGGCTTATAGTTTGATTTTCTGTGCTTTCAATCATAATTTAGACCATAGACTATAGACCATAGACCATAGACCTGGGGAAAGAATTCTTTTTAGATTTCTCATTTCTCATCTTAGAATTCTTTTATATTATACTGGTAAATAAATCTTACTTTTAACACTTCAAGAAACATTTTTATTGAATCCCTGAGCATGCTTACTTTTGAATCTTCAACATGGTACCAGTTTACACCAACCTCTTTGATCTTATATCCAAGTCTCTTTGCTAAATAAAGATGTTCCACGTCGAAAGTATAATTAAAACATTTCTGTAAAGAAGCTAACTTTTCTGCTACATTTTTTTTATAAAGTTTAAAACCACATTGAGTATCTCTAATAGTTGCAAGATTTAAAGTTGCAAGGATCAAGTGAAAAGAAAACCCGATAAACCTGCGCTTAAAGGACATTTTTACTTTTGTAACCTCATCTTTTAAAACCCTGGAACCAACTACCACGTCATGTCCTTGATCAATCCAGGGTAAAAGTTTTTCTATCTCTTCAATTGGGCTTGCACCATCAGCATCAGTGTATAAAACAAGCTCGGTAGAAATATCTTTAAATGCTTCTCTTACAGCGTAACCTTTACCACGATTAATTTCATAACTAATAACGCTAAAGCAATTTTTATTTTTACTTATATTTTTAATCCAGTTATTAACTACCTCGTTAGTGTTATCTCTGCTGCCATCATTTACTACAATTACTTTAAATAAATTTGATCCTGATATTTTAGTTATGTAACTATCAATATCGTTTAATGTTCTTAGAATTCTTTTTGATTCATTGTAGGCAGGAATGACGATTGAGAGAGATTTGTTCATAATGTTAGTAAGTCCTTTGCATCAATTAATTCAACATTTTTTACTCTTGCAAAATCAATAGTGTCTTTTGTAAATCCACCTGAAGAGAAACAAAGAAATCTTGGAGATTTAATTCTTAGCACCTCAGCTTGTTTTGCAAGATCTGAAATTATGCTTGGTCCGTAAGGTTTTGATGACCATTTACATGAAGCTAGTGTATTAGTCTTGTCTGTGTTGTATGTAAAAATGTCGATTTCAACTTGTCCTGTTACAAATCTTCCCATTTTTTTTATCATAAATTCCTTGTTATGTGGATAAAATCTACGAACGTATTCCATACAAATACTCTCAAAAACTGAAAACCCAATATGTGTGTCCAGATTTGGATAAATGACTTTATTAAAAACGTCTTTTTGGTTTCCTAACTTTAACAGGCTTTGATTAGGAAGGATGAACCTGTACCAGAAATAAAATAAAGGATCTTTTAATTTGTAAATTGCTTTTCTGCTTTTCATTTCGTCTTCATTTACAGGTATTTCTTTCTGCATATAACCTAGTTCAATAAGTATTTTTAAATATTGGCTGATTTCACTTGCACTCATGCTTAATCTAGAAGTAATATCTTTCATTTTTGTAGCTCCTGTTGAAACTGATAACAATATTTGTGAGTACTTAGTAATTTCTCTTAATTCGCTTTTTAAAATTAGATTTGGCTCATCAAATAAACGTTCATTCGGGGGTAAAATTTTTTCTATAACATTTTCTTCCCATGACATTTTTTCATCTAACAAGGATAAATATGCCGGTGTACCACCAAAAATTGAGTAAGTATAAAGCTTTTCTACAGGATTATATTTTTCTACAAATAAGCTTGCATCTATATAATTAAATGGTTCCAACTTTAATACGCCAGTAATTCTTCCATACAAAGGTGCTTTATATGATATTACTTTGCTTTCCATAAAACTTATGTGAGAGGTACATAAGATTATTACCATATTTGACTTTGAACCTTTTTGATCCCAAAACCTTTGCAACTTTGACATCCAGCCCTTATGCTCATTAGCAATAAACTGTATCTCATCAAGGACAATTAACAATCTCTCATTCTTGGATTTTTCTGAAAGTAATTCAAAAGCATCCTCCCAATCGTTAAATGTGAAAAACTCTTCTATTAATTTATTGTGTAAAAGAACCTTAGAGAAATCATTTAAACTATCCTTCGCAGTAGCTTCAGATGCTTGAAAATAAACACTGGTTTTATTTTTAATTAATTCAAGAAGCAATGTAGACTTTCCTATCCGCCGTCTTCCATATATAACTAAGAGCTCAGGCCTTTTTGAACCCCATTTCTTGTTTAAAAAGTCTATTTCGTCTTTTCTATTTATAAACATTTAGTATAATCACGATTATACTATTAGCATAATTTAGATTATGCTAATAAAACAGGACTTTGTTATTAAACTTTATACAACAGGGAGCAAAAGTTTTAGTTTTTTAGTCATTTCTTGTTATAAGGGGAGAGTGTGAAATGAGTTTTATAGTTGCAATTGTAGTTAGTTTAATATTAGTTTTTTTATTTGGGTTTATTGGCCACATAGTTACAAAAGAATTAAAACTAGGTGAAGAAAATAAGCTCTTATCTCATCTTATAAAAATTGCTTTGGGTGGCGCAGCATTTTTAATAGTAATTAATTTGGCTGGTAACATTCTAAAAGATTTTAACTGGGCTTTGATTCTTACTTTTTTAGTAATTATTGCTTTAGCTACCTGGAAAAACCAAGAAACAATAAGTGTTTTTAAAAAGCTAAACAAAAGTTCTGTAAAAGAATTCTTTTCTAAGATAAAACAAAGCACTGATAAATATTTCTGGATTCTAATTGGAGTGATTAATTTTATTTATGGTA
This DNA window, taken from Candidatus Melainabacteria bacterium, encodes the following:
- a CDS encoding VCBS repeat-containing protein, translated to MNAAVVLSFLLLILPAWFLDLTKDKLILFASLSCYGSDFDGDEIEDLSVWDPKSGTLFYQQSSDNKFYKSNFFENATEYIPVLADYDGDGKTDFAFFHKDSAQWIIYQSSNPGLPSQKVFFGAINDLPIPSDIDGDKKYEPAIWRASIKLWFLTDVDKDGNKVLKTVYEGANEDSAFSADYDGDGKSDLIVWRPGDGFWHIVKSSSGFDHNQSEHIQHGKEWDVIVPNDYNADGRCDLVFWRPEDQTWYFHYAGNLGSNQIKFGGKEDIPLSADLDGDNIPELITWNQSKKSWNILNTRQNESFSYKWDVPDGCIPAVSILQKLE
- a CDS encoding glycosyltransferase family 2 protein, with the translated sequence MNKSLSIVIPAYNESKRILRTLNDIDSYITKISGSNLFKVIVVNDGSRDNTNEVVNNWIKNISKNKNCFSVISYEINRGKGYAVREAFKDISTELVLYTDADGASPIEEIEKLLPWIDQGHDVVVGSRVLKDEVTKVKMSFKRRFIGFSFHLILATLNLATIRDTQCGFKLYKKNVAEKLASLQKCFNYTFDVEHLYLAKRLGYKIKEVGVNWYHVEDSKVSMLRDSIKMFLEVLKVRFIYQYNIKEF
- a CDS encoding AAA family ATPase; this translates as MFINRKDEIDFLNKKWGSKRPELLVIYGRRRIGKSTLLLELIKNKTSVYFQASEATAKDSLNDFSKVLLHNKLIEEFFTFNDWEDAFELLSEKSKNERLLIVLDEIQFIANEHKGWMSKLQRFWDQKGSKSNMVIILCTSHISFMESKVISYKAPLYGRITGVLKLEPFNYIDASLFVEKYNPVEKLYTYSIFGGTPAYLSLLDEKMSWEENVIEKILPPNERLFDEPNLILKSELREITKYSQILLSVSTGATKMKDITSRLSMSASEISQYLKILIELGYMQKEIPVNEDEMKSRKAIYKLKDPLFYFWYRFILPNQSLLKLGNQKDVFNKVIYPNLDTHIGFSVFESICMEYVRRFYPHNKEFMIKKMGRFVTGQVEIDIFTYNTDKTNTLASCKWSSKPYGPSIISDLAKQAEVLRIKSPRFLCFSSGGFTKDTIDFARVKNVELIDAKDLLTL